The proteins below come from a single Panicum hallii strain FIL2 chromosome 7, PHallii_v3.1, whole genome shotgun sequence genomic window:
- the LOC112900049 gene encoding protein XRI1-like isoform X4 yields the protein MPEGAAAEAPMALKCGSLWDWQAGEHCEADDASHADATKFVWDCLNQDDDELLGLLGNQTPLRDCRDFFADIPDISCKETLDPEESREAKRRRTLEYPPESSQSEVGTHETASPFVASEVTEVSLLCTDEPQSLNCDIQYSSNNIDTISSLSNQASYWQENNHLEHCSYGTPVYVEPDQMPCTQESVAYVDDQAGISGSSEIAPVTERFIMQETRKLSTLKVSKGGSSSLVKAKQNITTTVAYPFTLIKPSWKEGDVTLQDINQRLRAPPKKPPEILGTSAFSGKPVIGKTRIKTDGGKGSITILRTKG from the exons aTGCCggagggagcggcggcggaggcgccaATGGCTCTCAAATGTGG CAGTCTCTGGGATTGGCAAGCAGGAGAGCATTGCGAAGCAGATGATGCGAGCCATG CGGATGCTACCAAGTTTGTGTGGGATTGCCTCAATCAAGATGACGATGAGCTACTGGGATTGCTTGGGAATCAAACTCCGCTGAGGGACTGTCGTGACTTCTTCGCTGATATACCAG ATATCTCCTGCAAGGAGACCCTGGACCCGGAGGAGTCTCGCGAAGCAAAGCGAAGACGTACGTTGGAGTACCCTCCAGAGTCTAGTCAGTCGGAAGTTGGAACTCATGAAACCGCTTCTCCTTTTGTCGCATCTGAG GTAACAGAGGTTTCATTGCTTTGTACCGACGAACCACAGAGCTTAAATTGTGATATACAGTACAGTTCAAATAATATAG ATACAATAAGTTCCTTGTCAAATCAAGCATCCTACTGGCAAGAAAATAACCATTTGGAACATTGCTCTTATGGAACTCCAGTGTACGTCGAACCTGATCAAAT GCCTTGTACCCAGGAAAGCGTTGCATATGTTGATGATCAAGCTGGTATTTCAG GATCAAGCGAGATTGCACCAGTGACAGAGCGTTTCATAATGCAGGAAACTAGGAAGCTTTCTACGCTCAAAGTCTCTAAAG GAGGAAGCTCATCGCTAGTCAAGGCAAAGCAAAACATAACTACAACCGTAGCATACCCTTTTACTCTCATCAAGCCATCTTGGAAGGAAGGCGATGTTACTCTGCAGGACATTAATCAGAGACTGCGTGCTCCTCCAAAGAAACCTCCTGAAATCCTGGGAACTTCTGCTTTCTCTGGCAAGCCCGTGATCGGCAAGACAAGGATCAAGACAGATGGGGGCAAAGGCAGCATCACAATACTAAGAACAAAGGGCTGA
- the LOC112900378 gene encoding ER lumen protein-retaining receptor translates to MNAFRLAGDMTHLISVLVLLLKIHTIKSCAGVSLKTQELYALVFSTRYLDIFTDFISLYNTVMKLIFLGSSFSIVWYMRHHKLVQRSYDKDHDTFRHQFLVLPCLILALLIHEQFTFKEVMWTFSIYLEAVAILPQLVLLQRTRNIDNLTGQYVFFLGAYRSLYILNWIYRYFTEPHYVHWITWISGFVQTLLYADFFYYYINSWKNNVKLTLPA, encoded by the exons ATGAACGCCTTCAGGCTCGCCGGCGACATGACGCACCTCATCAGCGTCCTCGTCCTCCTGCTCAAGATCCACACCATCAAGTCCTGCGCCG GCGTTTCCTTGAAGACACAAGAGTTGTATGCTCTTGTTTTCTCCACTCGCTACCTGGACATATTCACAGACTTTATATCCCTGTACAATACGGTCATGAAGCTAATTTTCCTGGGTAGCTCATTCTCAATTGTTTGGTATATGAGGCACCACAAGTTGGTCCAGAGATCATATGACAAGGATCATGACACTTTCCGCCATCAGTTTCTTGTTCTACCCTGTCTTATATTGGCCTTGCTCATCCACGAGCAGTTCACTTTCAAGGAG GTAATGTGGACATTCTCCATTTATCTGGAGGCTGTTGCAATTCTTCCTCAACTTGTGCTACTACAGCGTACAAGAAACATTGACAATTTAACTGGGCAATATGTATTTTTCCTTGG CGCGTACCGATCGCTATATATTCTCAACTGGATTTACCGCTACTTCACTGAGCCACACTATGTACATTGGATAA CTTGGATATCAGGATTTGTGCAGACATTATTGTATGCAGATTTCTTCTATTATTACATCAACAG TTGGAAGAACAACGTTAAGCTCACTCTACCAGCTTGA
- the LOC112900049 gene encoding protein XRI1-like isoform X1, which produces MRGFGWGRCAAVRCGAGGGRRSARRRPVPGVRSDGGEILPWRRSGPARRLSADREDDPWGGPRAPGSLWDWQAGEHCEADDASHADATKFVWDCLNQDDDELLGLLGNQTPLRDCRDFFADIPDISCKETLDPEESREAKRRRTLEYPPESSQSEVGTHETASPFVASEVTEVSLLCTDEPQSLNCDIQYSSNNIDTISSLSNQASYWQENNHLEHCSYGTPVYVEPDQMPCTQESVAYVDDQAGISGSSEIAPVTERFIMQETRKLSTLKVSKGGSSSLVKAKQNITTTVAYPFTLIKPSWKEGDVTLQDINQRLRAPPKKPPEILGTSAFSGKPVIGKTRIKTDGGKGSITILRTKG; this is translated from the exons ATGAGGGGTTTTGGCTGGGGCCGATGCGCCGCCGTCCGGTGCGGAGCTGGCGGTGGGCGGAGatccgctcgccgccggccggtcCCGGGTGTTCGATCTGACGGTGGAGAAATCCTGCCGTGGCGGCGATCTGGCCCGGCGCGCCGGCTCTCGGCGGATCGGGAGGATGATCCGTGGGGCGGTCCTCGGGCCCCTGG CAGTCTCTGGGATTGGCAAGCAGGAGAGCATTGCGAAGCAGATGATGCGAGCCATG CGGATGCTACCAAGTTTGTGTGGGATTGCCTCAATCAAGATGACGATGAGCTACTGGGATTGCTTGGGAATCAAACTCCGCTGAGGGACTGTCGTGACTTCTTCGCTGATATACCAG ATATCTCCTGCAAGGAGACCCTGGACCCGGAGGAGTCTCGCGAAGCAAAGCGAAGACGTACGTTGGAGTACCCTCCAGAGTCTAGTCAGTCGGAAGTTGGAACTCATGAAACCGCTTCTCCTTTTGTCGCATCTGAG GTAACAGAGGTTTCATTGCTTTGTACCGACGAACCACAGAGCTTAAATTGTGATATACAGTACAGTTCAAATAATATAG ATACAATAAGTTCCTTGTCAAATCAAGCATCCTACTGGCAAGAAAATAACCATTTGGAACATTGCTCTTATGGAACTCCAGTGTACGTCGAACCTGATCAAAT GCCTTGTACCCAGGAAAGCGTTGCATATGTTGATGATCAAGCTGGTATTTCAG GATCAAGCGAGATTGCACCAGTGACAGAGCGTTTCATAATGCAGGAAACTAGGAAGCTTTCTACGCTCAAAGTCTCTAAAG GAGGAAGCTCATCGCTAGTCAAGGCAAAGCAAAACATAACTACAACCGTAGCATACCCTTTTACTCTCATCAAGCCATCTTGGAAGGAAGGCGATGTTACTCTGCAGGACATTAATCAGAGACTGCGTGCTCCTCCAAAGAAACCTCCTGAAATCCTGGGAACTTCTGCTTTCTCTGGCAAGCCCGTGATCGGCAAGACAAGGATCAAGACAGATGGGGGCAAAGGCAGCATCACAATACTAAGAACAAAGGGCTGA
- the LOC112901720 gene encoding TBC1 domain family member 13-like — translation MADGATPRRKSVPDWLNSPIWSAPPSSPRHRSPPRAAPSPPQPPPPPLPPPQPPRDPVPTPPPNAPRDSDGDGSDDDGEGAGAAGRSRAHLVAEFRVALDRKVVDLAELRRLACQGVPDAAGLRPVVWKLLLGYLPTDRALWPYELEKKRSQYSAFKDELLVNPSEVTRRMEEMTVSKRKKHDAEGTGVLPRAEIVRDEHPLSLGKTSVWNQYFQESEIIEQIDRDVKRTHPEMQFFNGDASDSLSNQESLKRILTIFAKLNPGIRYVQGMNEVLAPLFYVFKNDSDENHAASAEADAFFCFVELLSGFRDNFCKQLDNSVVGIRSTITRLSQLLKRHDEELWRHLEVVTKVNPQFYAFRWITLLLTQEFKFSDCLHLWDTLLGDPEGPQATLLRICCAMLILVRRRLLAGDFTANLKLLQSYPPTNIDHLLHIANKLRGPLPY, via the exons atGGCCGACGGCGCCACGCCCAGGCGCAAATCCGTGCCGGACTGGCTCAACAGCCCGATCTGGTCCGCGCCTCCCTCGTCCCCGCGCCACCGCTCCCCGCCCCGCGCGGCGCCCTCCCcgccccagccgccgccgcctcccctgcCCCCGCCCCAGCCGCCCCGGGATCCGGTCCCCACCCCTCCTCCAAACGCCCCCCGCGATAgcgacggcgacggctcggacgacgacggcgaaggcgcgggcgcggccggccggtcgCGGGCCCACCTCGTCGCGGAGTTCAGGGTCGCG CTGGACAGGAAGGTGGTGGATCTGGCGGAGCTGCGGAGGCTCGCGTGCCAGGGCGTGCCCGACGCCGCCGGGTTGCGGCCGGTCGTCTGGAAG CTTCTCTTGGGATACTTGCCAACTGATCGTGCTCTATGGCCTTATGAACTGGAGAAAAAGCGGTCCCAGTACAGTGCTTTCAAAGATGAGCTTCTGGTTAACCCT TCAGAAGTTACTCGAAGAATGGAGGAAATGACTGTTTCCAAACGGAAGAAACATGATGCTGAAGGAACTGGTGTGCTACCAAGGGCGGAGATTGTTCGTGATGAGCATCCTTTAAGCCTTGGGAAAACTAGTGTTTGGAACCAATACTTTCAG GAATCTGAAATTATAGAGCAGATTGATAGAGATGTTAAACGTACTCATCCTGAGATGCAATTTTTCAATGGGGACGCTTCAGATTCCTTGTCTAATCAG GAGTCACTGAAGCGTATACTTACCATCTTTGCAAAATTAAATCCGGGTATAAGATATGTACAAGGAATGAATGAGGTTTTGGCACCTCTCTTTTATGTTTTCAAGAACGATTCAGATGAAAATCATGCT GCTTCAGCGGAGGCAGATGCATTTTTCTGTTTTGTTGAGCTGCTTAGTGGGTTCCGAGATAACTTCTGCAAGCAACTTGACAACAGTGTGGTCGGTATACGCTCCACAATCACCAGACTGTCGCAACTTCTGAAAAGGCATGACGAGGAGCTCTGGCGGCATTTAGAGGTCGTAACCAAG GTTAATCCTCAGTTCTACGCATTCAGATGGATCACCTTGCTGTTAACACAGGAGTTCAAGTTCAGTGACTGCCTCCACCTATGGGACACCCTACTAGGCGACCCAGAGGGCCCTCAG GCTACCTTGTTGCGGATCTGCTGCGCGATGCTGATACTCGTCCGAAGGCGGCTCCTGGCCGGAGATTTCACCGCGAACCTCAAGCTCCTCCAGAGCTACCCGCCCACAAACATCGACCACCTGCTGCACATCGCTAACAAGCTGCGAGGGCCGCTTCCCTACTGA
- the LOC112900049 gene encoding protein XRI1-like isoform X2 produces the protein MDPYGGGGGADAGGSGGGGANGSQISLWDWQAGEHCEADDASHADATKFVWDCLNQDDDELLGLLGNQTPLRDCRDFFADIPDISCKETLDPEESREAKRRRTLEYPPESSQSEVGTHETASPFVASEVTEVSLLCTDEPQSLNCDIQYSSNNIDTISSLSNQASYWQENNHLEHCSYGTPVYVEPDQMPCTQESVAYVDDQAGISGSSEIAPVTERFIMQETRKLSTLKVSKGGSSSLVKAKQNITTTVAYPFTLIKPSWKEGDVTLQDINQRLRAPPKKPPEILGTSAFSGKPVIGKTRIKTDGGKGSITILRTKG, from the exons ATGGACCcgtacggcggcggcggaggcgccgaTGCCggagggagcggcggcggaggcgccaATGGCTCTCAAAT CAGTCTCTGGGATTGGCAAGCAGGAGAGCATTGCGAAGCAGATGATGCGAGCCATG CGGATGCTACCAAGTTTGTGTGGGATTGCCTCAATCAAGATGACGATGAGCTACTGGGATTGCTTGGGAATCAAACTCCGCTGAGGGACTGTCGTGACTTCTTCGCTGATATACCAG ATATCTCCTGCAAGGAGACCCTGGACCCGGAGGAGTCTCGCGAAGCAAAGCGAAGACGTACGTTGGAGTACCCTCCAGAGTCTAGTCAGTCGGAAGTTGGAACTCATGAAACCGCTTCTCCTTTTGTCGCATCTGAG GTAACAGAGGTTTCATTGCTTTGTACCGACGAACCACAGAGCTTAAATTGTGATATACAGTACAGTTCAAATAATATAG ATACAATAAGTTCCTTGTCAAATCAAGCATCCTACTGGCAAGAAAATAACCATTTGGAACATTGCTCTTATGGAACTCCAGTGTACGTCGAACCTGATCAAAT GCCTTGTACCCAGGAAAGCGTTGCATATGTTGATGATCAAGCTGGTATTTCAG GATCAAGCGAGATTGCACCAGTGACAGAGCGTTTCATAATGCAGGAAACTAGGAAGCTTTCTACGCTCAAAGTCTCTAAAG GAGGAAGCTCATCGCTAGTCAAGGCAAAGCAAAACATAACTACAACCGTAGCATACCCTTTTACTCTCATCAAGCCATCTTGGAAGGAAGGCGATGTTACTCTGCAGGACATTAATCAGAGACTGCGTGCTCCTCCAAAGAAACCTCCTGAAATCCTGGGAACTTCTGCTTTCTCTGGCAAGCCCGTGATCGGCAAGACAAGGATCAAGACAGATGGGGGCAAAGGCAGCATCACAATACTAAGAACAAAGGGCTGA
- the LOC112900049 gene encoding protein XRI1-like isoform X3 has product MDPYGGGGGADAGGSGGGGANGSQILWDWQAGEHCEADDASHADATKFVWDCLNQDDDELLGLLGNQTPLRDCRDFFADIPDISCKETLDPEESREAKRRRTLEYPPESSQSEVGTHETASPFVASEVTEVSLLCTDEPQSLNCDIQYSSNNIDTISSLSNQASYWQENNHLEHCSYGTPVYVEPDQMPCTQESVAYVDDQAGISGSSEIAPVTERFIMQETRKLSTLKVSKGGSSSLVKAKQNITTTVAYPFTLIKPSWKEGDVTLQDINQRLRAPPKKPPEILGTSAFSGKPVIGKTRIKTDGGKGSITILRTKG; this is encoded by the exons ATGGACCcgtacggcggcggcggaggcgccgaTGCCggagggagcggcggcggaggcgccaATGGCTCTCAAAT TCTCTGGGATTGGCAAGCAGGAGAGCATTGCGAAGCAGATGATGCGAGCCATG CGGATGCTACCAAGTTTGTGTGGGATTGCCTCAATCAAGATGACGATGAGCTACTGGGATTGCTTGGGAATCAAACTCCGCTGAGGGACTGTCGTGACTTCTTCGCTGATATACCAG ATATCTCCTGCAAGGAGACCCTGGACCCGGAGGAGTCTCGCGAAGCAAAGCGAAGACGTACGTTGGAGTACCCTCCAGAGTCTAGTCAGTCGGAAGTTGGAACTCATGAAACCGCTTCTCCTTTTGTCGCATCTGAG GTAACAGAGGTTTCATTGCTTTGTACCGACGAACCACAGAGCTTAAATTGTGATATACAGTACAGTTCAAATAATATAG ATACAATAAGTTCCTTGTCAAATCAAGCATCCTACTGGCAAGAAAATAACCATTTGGAACATTGCTCTTATGGAACTCCAGTGTACGTCGAACCTGATCAAAT GCCTTGTACCCAGGAAAGCGTTGCATATGTTGATGATCAAGCTGGTATTTCAG GATCAAGCGAGATTGCACCAGTGACAGAGCGTTTCATAATGCAGGAAACTAGGAAGCTTTCTACGCTCAAAGTCTCTAAAG GAGGAAGCTCATCGCTAGTCAAGGCAAAGCAAAACATAACTACAACCGTAGCATACCCTTTTACTCTCATCAAGCCATCTTGGAAGGAAGGCGATGTTACTCTGCAGGACATTAATCAGAGACTGCGTGCTCCTCCAAAGAAACCTCCTGAAATCCTGGGAACTTCTGCTTTCTCTGGCAAGCCCGTGATCGGCAAGACAAGGATCAAGACAGATGGGGGCAAAGGCAGCATCACAATACTAAGAACAAAGGGCTGA
- the LOC112899226 gene encoding dnaJ homolog subfamily C member 2 — protein MEPKKSCLLITYSQEIIDGAPLYVSSNCLPIKALKYEPAGHSFHAAAMKLLGLAEQEDTETDDRSVSSDDKSQDFNTASDTFSSKGKKKSSGSQQQDHYALLGLGHLRFLATEDQIRKSYRDMALKHHPDKQAALILAETTEEAKQAKKDEIESHFKSIQEAYEVLIDPTKRRIYDSTDEFDDDVPTDCAPQDFFKVFGPAFMRNGRWSVTQPIPSLGDDATPIEEVDKFYNFWWYNFKSWREFPDDDEYDLEQAESREHKRWMERQNAKLQEKAKKVEYARVRTLVDNAYKKDPRIQRRKDEEKAEKQRRKEAKYLAKKQQEEEAARAAEEERKRKEEEAKKAAEAALNQKKQKEKEKKLLRKEKTRLRTLAAPVVAESHFGLSDEDVETACASLDMEQLKKLNDSVEGKDAAEKARLLSSALHKESSSKEAKKSDANGVESSASKSNSTGGKATQGSSILNSYEKKERPWGKEEVEMLRKAIQKYPKGTSRRWEVVSEFIGTGRSVEEILKATKTVLLQKPDSTKAFDSFLEKRKPAQSIASPLSTRDETVGSSTEGAGTASSKVAAQPASSQTANGKAAADPVPDIAPSMTDPDAWTETQVLALVQALKAFPKDASQRWERVAAAVPGKTVVQCKKKVAAMRENFRSKKSGE, from the coding sequence ATGGAGCCCAAGAAGAGTTGTCTTCTGATCACTTACTCCCAGGAGATCATAGATGGGGCACCTTTGTATGTCTCATCTAACTGCCTGCCCATAAAAGCTTTGAAATATGAACCTGCTGGTCATTCGTTCCATGCTGCGGCAATGAAGCTTCTTGGTCTTGCGGAGCAAGAAGACACAGAAACTGATGATCGCAGTGTTTCATCGGATGACAAGAGCCAAGATTTTAATACTGCCTCTGATACCTTTAGCAGCAAAGGGAAGAAGAAGTCTTCTGGCAGTCAACAACAGGATCACTATGCATTGCTTGGTTTGGGACACTTGAGATTCTTGGCCACTGAAGATCAGATTCGGAAGAGTTACCGTGATATGGCACTTAAGCATCACCCAGATAAGCAAGCTGCTCTGATTCTTGCAGAGACAACGGAGGAGGCAAAACAAGCAAAAAAGGATGAGATAGAGAGCCATTTCAAGTCCATTCAGGAGGCTTATGAAGTTCTCATAGATCCTACAAAGCGGAGGATTTACGATTCAACAGATGAGTTTGATGATGATGTCCCAACAGACTGTGCCCCACAAGACTTCTTCAAGGTTTTTGGCCCAGCcttcatgagaaacggacgCTGGTCTGTTACCCAGCCTATTCCTTCTCTTGGAGATGATGCCACTCCCATAGAGGAAGTTGACAAGTTCTACAATTTCTGGTGGTACAACTTCAAGAgttggagggaatttccagaTGATGATGAGTACGACTTGGAGCAAGCTGAATCTCGTGAACATAAGAGGTGGATGGAGAGGCAGAATGCAAAGCTACAAGAGAAGGCTAAAAAGGTAGAGTATGCACGAGTGCGTACTCTTGTTGACAATGCTTACAAGAAAGACCCAAGGATCCAGAGGAGGAAGGATGAGGAGAAGGCTgagaagcagaggagaaagGAGGCGAAGTATTTGGCAAAGAAAcagcaggaggaggaagcaGCAAGAGCTGCTGAagaggaaaggaaaaggaaagaggAGGAGGCTAAGAAAGCTGCAGAAGCTGCTCTCAATCAGAAGAAgcagaaagagaaagagaagaagCTGCTCCGCAAAGAGAAAACCCGTCTGCGCACACTTGCAGCACCTGTAGTTGCAGAGAGTCACTTTGGTCTATCAGATGAAGATGTTGAAACAGCATGTGCCTCACTTGATATGGAACAGCTAAAGAAACTCAATGACAGTGTGGAGGGTAAGGATGCAGCTGAAAAGGCCAGGTTGCTGAGCAGTGCACTTCACAAAGAAAGTTCCTCAAAGGAAGCAAAGAAAAGTGATGCAAATGGTGTGGAGAGTTCTGCTTCAAAATCCAACTCTACAGGAGGAAAAGCAACACAAGGCAGCAGCATATTGAACAGCTATGAGAAAAAAGAGAGACCATGGGGAAAGGAAGAGGTTGAAATGCTTAGGAAGGCAATCCAGAAGTATCCAAAGGGAACTTCAAGGAGATGGGAGGTTGTTTCTGAGTTTATTGGAACGGGCAGATCTGTTGAAGAGATTCTCAAGGCCACGAAGACGGTTCTTCTGCAGAAGCCAGACTCAACAAAAGCTTTTGACTCTTTCCTCGAGAAGCGCAAACCAGCCCAATCCATTGCTTCACCGCTTTCAACCAGAGATGAAACAGTTGGTTCATCAACTGAAGGAGCTGGGACTGCTTCATCCAAGGTGGCGGCACAACCTGCTAGCAGCCAGACAGCCAATGGGAAAGCAGCTGCTGATCCTGTTCCAGATATTGCACCTTCTATGACTGATCCAGATGCCTGGACAGAGACACAAGTGCTGGCTCTTGTCCAAGCTTTGAAGGCTTTTCCTAAGGACGCAAGCCAAAGATGGGAGcgtgttgctgctgctgtcccTGGTAAGACTGTAGTCCAGTGCAAGAAAAAGGTTGCCGCAATGAGGGAGAATTTCCGAAGCAAGAAAAGCGGGGAGTAG